A genome region from Fusarium musae strain F31 chromosome 5, whole genome shotgun sequence includes the following:
- a CDS encoding hypothetical protein (EggNog:ENOG41), giving the protein MAPSINEKENEKVVGGSIAASTPEDAVVNAEGGDATTPGEEGEIEGSWGDYKRILTYAGPTEYLMQGIALIAAIGSGAGIALQNLIFGQFITTITDFTSGESQPSKFRKEVADLALYFVYLGIGRFVLSYIWNVFLTYSSYRIVRNIRKEYLRAALRQEVAYYDFGSGGSIATQATSNGRLIQTGIAEKLGLFFQGIAAFLTAFIVAFVVQWKLTLICLCIAPATIIVMTVVATMEAVHEVKILEIHGQANSLAEGILASVRTVHAFEMRARLVDKFDKHLEEAHTVGKKISILFGLMFSADYTIIYLGFGLAFWQGVRMLSTGEIKSSGVIFTVLLSVVIAAVQLTQLTPYTIDFSRAMSGAAQLFTLIDRASAIDPLSKDGETPSETVGHVELENVSFAYPTRPGITVLEDFSLDVPAGKVTALVGQSGSGKSTIVGLIERWYNPKSGTIKLDGRPIDKLNLNWLRRNVRLVQQEPVLFEGSVFDNIKHGLVGTEWENSPAEQQMERIQEAAKMAFAHNFIMELPEGYNTQIGQRGGLLSGGQKQRVAIARSVVSQPRVLLLDEATSALDPHAESVVQQALDKASEGRTTIVIAHKLATIRKADNIVVMSKGSIIEQGSHESLIAQDGAYAKLVKIQNLAVEDDPNNVSTDEEEEVAPEGDKEELGLSKTVTQYETHVQERLEAGKELGNYDNHKQMGIFYVVYRLIRESPEVAWSYFFVLAGCLGAVAAFPGQAILLAHVVEVFTLTGDRMRDRGDFYASMFIVLAAGLLVSYFALGYATNTIAQFLSHKLRKQSLRDMLRQDLQFFDRKENSTGALASRVDSNPQSILELMGFNVALILIAILNLAACSLLAIIHSWKLGLVVVCAGLPPLVSSGYFKIRLDAKLDRDTSKRYSTSASIASEAITAIRTVSSLAIEESVLNKYVDELNQAVTGSKNDLFRIMIFFALTQSIEYWFQALGFWYGCRLLSFGDISMYNFFVAFLGVFYSGQASAQLFQFSTSITKGVNAANYIFWLNQLQPNVQETPENRDNGPKSGGPVVLDDVRFSYPLRPHAPVLRGIDLDVKPGQFVALVGASGCGKSTMIAMLERFYDPSSGTISIANSALPTLNPRLYRRIIGLVQQEPTLFQGTIRENIALGVDEPEAEGKDPATSVPDKRIEAALRAANAWDFVSSLPEGLDTQAGSNGAQLSGGQRQRIAIARALIRNPKVLLLDEATSALDTESEKIVQGALAEAAKEGDRITIAVAHRLSTIKDADKICVFLGGKITEAGTHQELLAQGGLYRKMCEAQALDS; this is encoded by the exons ATGGCGCCCAGTATCAACGAAAAGGAAAATGAAAAGGTCGTAGGTGGCAGCATTGCGGCCTCGACTCCTGAAGATGCTGTTGTCAACGCCGAGGGCGGCGATGCTACCACTCctggagaagagggagaaatcGAGGGTTCTTGGGGTGACTACAAG CGTATCCTCACATATGCAGGCCCTACAGAGTATTTGATGCAAGGCATTGCTCTCATTGCTGCCATAGGTTCAGGTGCCGGTATCGCTCTCCAGAACCTCATATTTGGACAGTTCATCACCACAATTACCGACTTTACTTCTGGAGAGTCTCAGCCTAGCAAGTTCCGAAAAGAGGTTGCCGACCTAGC TCTCTACTTTGTGTACCTCGGCATTGGTCGATTCGTTCTCTCCTACATCTGGAACGTCTTTCTCACCTATTCCTCTTACCGTATTGTACGCAACATTCGAAAGGAGTACCTTCGCGCTGCTCTTCGACAAGAGGTTGCCTACTATGACTTTGGAAGCGGCGGTTCCATCGCTACGCAGGCTACTTCCAACGGCCGCTTGATCCAAACCGGCATCGCTGAGAAACTCggtctcttcttccaggGCATCGCTGCCTTCCTCACTGCCTTTATTGTCGCTTTCGTCGTGCAGTGGAAGCTCACTCTCATTTGCTTATGTATCGCTCCGGCaaccatcatcgtcatgacTGTTGTTGCGACGATGGAAGCTGTTCACGAAGTCAAGATTCTCGAGATTCACGGCCAGGCCAACTCGCTCGCTGAGGGTATTCTCGCCAGCGTGCGCACTGTTCATGCCTTTGAGATGCGAGCTAGACTCGTCGACAAGTTCGATAAACACCTTGAGGAAGCTCACACTGTTGGAAAGAAGATCTCCATTCTCTTTGGTCTCATGTTCTCTGCCGATTACACCATCATCTACCTCGGTTTCGGCCTCGCTTTCTGGCAGGGTGTGCGTATGCTTTCAACTGGCGAAATCAAAAGCTCGGGCGTCATCTTCACGGTTCTCCTCTCCGTTGTCATTGCCGCTGTTCAGTTGACCCAGCTCACCCCGTACACTATCGACTTCAGCCGTGCCATGTCTGGTGCAGCACAGCTCTTCACTCTCATCGACCGAGCATCAGCTATCGACCCCCTTTCCAAAGATGGCGAAACACCATCAGAGACAGTTGGACATGTCGAGCTCGAGAATGTTTCGTTTGCCTACCCCACCAGACCTGGTATCACTGTGCTTGAAGACTTCTCTCTTGACGTCCCTGCTGGTAAAGTTACGGCACTAGTAGGTCAATCAGGATCAGGCAAGAGCACTATTGTCGGTCTGATTGAGCGGTGGTACAACCCAAAATCTGGTACTATCAAATTGGACGGTCGGCCAATTGACAAGCTTAACCTCAACTGGCTCCGCCGAAACGTCCGGCTCGTCCAGCAAGAGCCTGTTCTCTTCGAGGGTTCTGTTTTCGACAACATTAAGCACGGTTTAGTTGGTACTGAGTGGGAGAATTCACCTGCTGAACAACAGATGGAACGGATCCaggaggctgccaagatggCTTTTGCCCACAATTTCATCATGGAACTCCCAGAAGGTTACAACACACAAATCGGACAACGAGGTGGACTTCTGTCAGGTGGTCAGAAACAGCGTGTTGCTATTGCTCGCAGTGTCGTGTCGCAGCCCagggttcttcttcttgacgaggCTACAAGCGCTCTTGATCCTCACGCCGAGAGTGTCGTTCAGCAAGCACTCGACAAAGCATCTGAAGGCCGCACTACCATCGTTATCGCTCACAAGCTCGCCACCATCCGCAAGGCTGATAACATCGTCGTCATGTCCAAGGGCTCTATCATCGAGCAGGGCTCTCACGAGTCCCTAATTGCTCAAGATGGTGCCTACGCTAAACTCGTCAAGATCCAGAACCTTGCAGTCGAGGATGACCCCAATAATGTTTCaactgacgaagaagaggaagtcgCCCCGGAAGGAGACAAGGAAGAGCTCGGTCTTAGCAAGACGGTTACCCAATACGAAACCCACGTCCAGGAGCGTCTCGAAGCTGGCAAGGAGCTTGGCAACTATGACAACCACAAACAAATGGGCATCTTTTATGTCGTTTATCGTCTGATTCGTGAGAGCCCAGAGGTTGCTTGGTCGtatttctttgttcttgcgGGATGTCTGGGAGCTGTTGCAGCATTCCCCGGCCAGGCCATTCTGCTTGCGCACGTTGTCGAGGTCTTCACCCTTACTGGTGACAGGATGAGAGACCGCGGCGATTTCTACGCAAGCATGTTCATCGTTCTTGCAGCCGGTTTGTTGGTGTCGTACTTTGCTCTTGGCTATGCTACCAACACCATTGCTCAGTTCCTCAGCCACAAACTTCGCAAGCAGAGTCTCCGGGATATGCTTCGCCAAGACCTTCAGTTCTTTGACCGCAAGGAAAACAGCACTGGTGCTCTGGCCAGTCGCGTTGATTCCAATCCCCAGTCGATCCTCGAGCTAATGGGCTTTAACGTggccctcatcctcattgcTATTCTCAACCTGGCTGCCTGCAGTCTCTTGGCTATAATTCACAGCTGGAAGCTGGGTCTGGTGGTCGTTTGCGCTGGCCTTCCTCCTTTGGTCAGCTCCGGTTACTTCAAGATTCGCCTCGACGCCAAGTTGGACCGGGATACCTCGAAGCGATACTCTACTAGCGCTTCAATTGCTTCTGAGGCCATCACTGCCATTCGAACCGTTTCTTCTCTGGCCATTGAGGAGTCAGTCTTGAACAAGtatgttgatgagctgaacCAAGCCGTTACTGGATCAAAGAACGACCTTTTCCGTATCATGATCTTCTTTGCTCTGACCCAATCGATTGAGTATTGGTTTCAAGCTCTTGGTTTCTGGTATGGATGCCGTCTTCTTTCATTTGGCGACATCTCCATGTACAACTTCTTTGTCGCTTTCTTGGGAGTCTTCTACTCTGGCCAGGCTTCTGCTCAGCTTTTCCAATTCTCAACCAGTATCACCAAGGGAGTCAACGCTGCCAACTACATATTCTGGCTCAATCAGCTCCAGCCCAACGTCCAAGAAACGCCTGAGAATCGGGACAACGGCCCCAAGTCGGGAGGTCCGGTTGTTTTGGATGATGTCCGATTCTCGTACCCTCTTCGACCTCATGCCCCTGTTCTCCGCGGCATCGACCTTGATGTCAAGCCTGGACAATTTGTCGCGCTTGTTGGCGCATCGGGTTGTGGAAAGTCAACTATGATAGCTATGCTTGAACGTTTCTATGATCCGTCAAGCGGCACAATCAGCATTGCTAACTCAGCACTTCCCACTCTCAACCCTCGCCTCTACCGCCGCATCATTGGTCTGGTTCAACAAGAGCCGACTCTTTTCCAGGGCACGATACGGGAGAACATTGCTCTTGGTGTCGATGAGCCAGAGGCCGAGGGTAAGGACCCTGCCACTTCGGTTCCTGACAAGCGGATTGAGGCAGCCCTACGCGCAGCCAATGCATGGGACTTCGTCTCGTCTTTGCCCGAAGGCCTCGATACACAGGCTGGTTCGAACGGCGCGCAGCTGTCTGGAGGACAGAGACAGCGAATCGCCATTGCCCGAGCCCTCATCCGTAATCCAAAGGTCCTTCTCCTGGACGAAGCTACAAGTGCACTTGACACTGAGAGCGAGAAGATTGTACAAGGCGCATTGGCAGAAGCAGCGAAGGAAGGAGATCGCATTACCATTGCTGTTGCTCATCGCTTGAGCACAATCAAGGACGCTGACAAAATATGTGTTTTCTTGGGTGGTAAGATCACAGAGGCGGGAACTCACCAAGAGCTACTTGCTCAGGGTGGATTGTATCGAAAGATGTGTGAGGCACAGGCTCTGGACAGTTAG
- a CDS encoding hypothetical protein (EggNog:ENOG41) yields the protein MTANQGFGGPVERSRRSLSTSGPGPNGEGETRPEKEKARKPSTDEKDDATATSQVLPRRYDSPSGTPAPVAAPLSRNPSEMSTTSSPGPDSRRSPAPSQPLEPPVTKSSLGELEVSKIINNPKLRHDINFDPELHFRPNVEGDKGRRKHDRASIFWTTLKEELVEFIVDRDSFYAKHGTGDDWCLPKLLKSVKEIIQTLVPQRDRQFLDEGLNVELLMQQFHRGIADLEKLASWLSRVLKSHCAPMRDEWVDSMYKQLSNGNSNNDVEELVNGMRSLLSVLEAMKLDVANHQIRCLRPALIEETTAFEQKFLMKKLRNRKMDIGDAKPWYQEASRTYPNGAGKMYSCFGDMGVFFEGISRSMLPSAGEKPLPGTFFFDEDRLGRVRSDILDAINLDVCMRMYEDLERIAKLNSPPAFASAMSDDHEFNFNTPPSSSRPSSVTLSSADSASSSPRSSMVLPLYLNSETNEAKTRARNLRDSLVALLQQAPHDQHYHEKWRSMAPSMALQIFRFTNAPMDMLVPFEEKLLENVCRISSPIYKEMEEAYRIRLLNELAMRVRYFKALSGVCLFSIATGNRVPTSSRSLDAGRDRDLDAAIRMGQQEGGIEDIATRIAHVGVVHWRIWARMAYVDEDDMSMD from the coding sequence ATGACGGCGAATCAAGGGTTCGGAGGCCCGGTCGAGCGATCGCGGCGGAGTTTGTCAACCTCAGGACCTGGACCTAATGGTGAGGGAGAGACAAGACCTGAAAAGGAGAAAGCCCGAAAACCATCCACAGACGAGAAGGACGATGCTACAGCTACCTCGCAAGTCTTGCCTCGCCGATACGATAGCCCTTCTGGTACACCAGCCCCAGTAGCTGCACCACTATCACGAAATCCTTCAGAAATGTCAACAACATCTAGTCCAGGACCTGACAGTCGGAGATCTCCTGCCCCATCACAGCCCTTGGAACCTCCTGTAACGAAATCAAGTCTAGGAGAGCTCGAGGtttccaagatcatcaacaaccccaaATTGAGGCACGATATCAACTTTGACCCTGAGCTTCACTTCAGACCTAATGTGGAGGGCGATAAGGGCCGAAGAAAGCACGATCGTGCTAGCATTTTCTGGACGACACTCAAAGAGGAACTGGTTGAGTTTATCGTGGACCGGGACAGTTTTTACGCCAAGCATGGCACAGGAGACGACTGGTGCTTGCCAAAGCTTCTCAAGTCTGTGAAGGAGATCATCCAAACCCTTGTGCCCCAGCGCGACCGACAGTTTCTGGATGAGGGTCTGAACGTGGAACTGCTCATGCAACAGTTTCACCGAGGCATTGCTGATTTGGAGAAGCTTGCTTCGTGGCTCTCACGAGTCCTTAAATCTCACTGCGCACCAATGCGGGACGAATGGGTTGATTCGATGTACAAGCAGCTCAGCAACGGTAACAGTAACAACgatgttgaggagcttgtcaaCGGCATGCGAAGTTTGCTCAGTGTTTTGGAGGCAATGAAACTCGACGTCGCAAATCATCAAATACGCTGCCTTCGACCTGCTCTCATTGAAGAAACAACAGCTTTCGAGCAAAAGTTtctgatgaagaagctgcgaAATCGCAAAATGGATATAGGCGATGCCAAACCATGGTACCAAGAGGCTTCTCGAACTTATCCTAACGGTGCCGGGAAGATGTACTCATGCTTTGGAGATATGGGGGTTTTCTTTGAGGGAATTTCGCGGTCTATGCTCCCCTCTGCTGGAGAGAAGCCTCTGCCTGGTACTTTCTTCTTTGATGAGGACCGACTTGGACGTGTTCGATCGGATATTCTGGATGCCATCAACCTAGACGTCTGCATGCGCATGTACGAGGATCTTGAGCGTATTGCGAAACTCAACTCGCCCCCTGCTTTTGCAAGCGCTATGTCAGATGACCACGagttcaacttcaacactCCTCCCTCGAGCTCAAGACCTTCCAGTGTTACACTGAGCTCTGCAGATTCAGCTTCGTCATCACCACGTTCCTCCATGGTCCTTCCCCTCTACCTCAACTCAGAAACCAACGAAGCCAAAACAAGAGCCCGAAATCTCCGCGACAGTCTAGTTGCTCTGCTTCAGCAGGCACCACACGACCAACATTATCACGAGAAGTGGCGCTCAATGGCGCCCTCTATGGCTCTGCAGATCTTCCGATTCACCAACGCCCCCATGGATATGCTTGTCCCCTTCGAGGAGAAGCTCCTGGAGAACGTTTGCCGCATCTCCTCACCTATCtacaaggagatggaggaggcgTACCGCATTCGCCTGCTTAACGAGCTCGCCATGCGCGTTCGCTACTTCAAGGCTCTTTCAGGTGTATGCTTGTTCTCCATTGCCACTGGTAATCGTGTACCAACAAGTAGCCGCAGCCTGGATGCAGGACGAGACCGAGACCTGGATGCAGCCATCCGCATGGGTCAGCAAGAGGGTGGCATCGAAGATATTGCGACTCGTATCGCTCATGTGGGTGTTGTCCACTGGAGGATATGGGCACGCATGGCATATGTCGACGAAGACGACATGTCTATGGACTAA
- a CDS encoding hypothetical protein (EggNog:ENOG41~BUSCO:EOG09264W1U): MSFTNTPVTRLGVVGLVAGSIIASVLDVKHYFYILIDTHIWRYRQFWRILAYQLCYVNSTEVLFAAMSLYNLRIVERMWGSRKFASFLTVTFFITSIIPLVVSMVLRPLAAGWFNYIPAGPTPIIFAILAQYHAMVPHMYKYRVATSEAPPTDRPFVGLTFSDKSYKYAIALHLALLQWPGSVLGAATGWIVGYSWREGLLPAALVRWRVPGWVVGLSSHRRSAEFEGLRRRLEDENSTTAVATGAQASTEGQAERRRTMGQQIMDQVREVL; this comes from the exons atgtcTTTTACCAATACACCTGTCACTCGGCTCGGCGTGGTCGGCCTGGTAGCTGGCTCTATCATTGCGAGTGTTCTTGACGTCAAGCACTACTTCTATATTCTCATTGACACCCACATATGGAGATACCGCCAGTTCTGGAGAATCTTGGCCTACCAGTTATGCTATGTCAACTCAACAGAGGTACTTTTTGCGGCCATGTCGTTATACAACCTTCGCATCGTTGAGAGAATGTGGGGCTCTCGCAAGTTCGCT TCCTTCTTGACTGTAACTTTCTTCATTACCTCCATCATACCGCTTGTTGTCTCGATGGTACTACGGCCTCTCGCTGCTGGATGGTTCAACTACATCCCGGCTGGGCCAACTCCCATCATCTTTGCTATTCTGGCCCAGTATCATGCCATGGTTCCGCACATGTACAAGTATCGAGTTGCCACGTCTGAGGCACCTCCAACGGACCGACCCTTCGTTGGTCTCACGTTCTCGGATAAGTCCTACAAGTACGCCATTGCGTTGCATCTTGCGCTGCTGCAATGGCCCGGCTCGGTCCTGGGTGCAGCCACTGGATGGATCGTTGGATATTCGTGGCGAGAAGGACTTCTTCCGGCTGCCCTTGTGCGCTGGCGAGTGCCGGGCTGGGTTGTAGGACTAAGCTCTCATAGACGAAGTGCCGAGTTTGAGGGCCTTCGACGTCGACTCGAGGACGAAAACTCGACAACAGCTGTTGCAACCGGAGCTCAGGCTTCAACGGAGGGCCAGGCAGAGCGCCGGAGAACGATGGGGCAACAAATCATGGATCAAGTCCGAGAAGTGCTTTAG